One Streptomyces mobaraensis NBRC 13819 = DSM 40847 DNA segment encodes these proteins:
- a CDS encoding XdhC family protein, which yields MLDIADDLSVWAAEGRGFAVATVVSVTGSAPRGPGAALAVDDGGRAVGSVSGGCVEAAVYDLCVQALRDGTALRERFGYSDDDAFAVGLTCGGTLEVLVVPYPAAAPARAVLGRALTAAARGEAVALARVVRGPAGLAAGALLVRPDGTSEGGLGGPPELDRAAAAQAHALLGAGRTGTVELAADGTLCPGGDLTLLVESGLAPPRLIVFGAVDFTAALVRVGKFLGYHVTVCDARPVFATAARFPEADEVVVDWPHRYLRRTPTDGRTALCVLTHDAKFDVPLLRVALRLPVAFVGAMGSPRTHADRVGRLREAGVTERELSRLRAPIGLDLGGRTPEETALSIAAEIIAARHGATGLPLTGRTTAIHGVGV from the coding sequence GTGCTGGACATCGCTGACGACCTGTCCGTCTGGGCCGCCGAGGGCCGCGGCTTCGCCGTCGCCACCGTCGTCTCCGTCACCGGCAGCGCCCCGCGCGGCCCCGGCGCCGCCCTGGCCGTCGACGACGGGGGCCGGGCCGTCGGCTCCGTCTCCGGGGGGTGCGTCGAGGCGGCGGTGTACGACCTGTGCGTCCAGGCGCTGCGGGACGGGACGGCGCTGCGGGAGCGGTTCGGATACAGCGACGACGACGCGTTCGCCGTCGGCCTGACCTGCGGCGGCACCCTGGAGGTGCTGGTCGTCCCGTATCCGGCGGCCGCCCCGGCGCGCGCCGTCCTCGGCCGCGCCCTGACGGCCGCCGCCCGCGGCGAGGCGGTGGCCCTGGCCCGCGTCGTCCGGGGCCCGGCCGGGCTCGCGGCCGGGGCGCTGCTCGTCCGCCCCGACGGCACGTCCGAGGGCGGCCTCGGCGGCCCGCCGGAGCTCGACCGCGCCGCCGCGGCCCAGGCGCACGCCCTGCTCGGCGCGGGCCGCACCGGCACCGTCGAACTGGCCGCCGACGGCACGCTCTGCCCCGGCGGCGACCTGACGCTCCTCGTCGAGTCCGGCCTCGCACCGCCGCGGCTGATCGTCTTCGGCGCGGTCGACTTCACTGCGGCGCTCGTCCGCGTCGGCAAGTTCCTCGGGTACCACGTCACCGTCTGCGACGCCCGTCCCGTCTTCGCCACGGCGGCCCGCTTCCCCGAGGCCGACGAGGTCGTGGTCGACTGGCCGCACCGCTACCTCCGCCGCACGCCCACCGACGGCCGCACGGCGCTGTGCGTCCTCACCCACGACGCCAAGTTCGACGTCCCGCTCCTCCGGGTCGCCCTCCGGCTGCCGGTCGCGTTCGTCGGGGCGATGGGCTCGCCCCGCACCCACGCCGACCGCGTCGGGCGCCTCCGCGAAGCGGGCGTCACCGAGCGGGAGTTGTCCCGCCTCCGCGCCCCCATCGGGCTCGACCTGGGTGGGCGCACCCCGGAGGAGACGGCGCTGTCCATCGCCGCCGAGATCATCGCGGCCCGGCACGGCGCCACCGGCCTGCCGCTGACGGGGAGGACCACGGCGATCCACGGGGTGGGGGTGTGA